A genomic stretch from Aedes albopictus strain Foshan chromosome 2, AalbF5, whole genome shotgun sequence includes:
- the LOC109423270 gene encoding uncharacterized protein LOC109423270, producing the protein MESTCVAVILTFLLMVGTKYSVLAAINDHATALSTTEARAVVEPRGDWYNQIGFPQQFFGAQLAWFNVGFYFMLAFLKIFLLMGIWPVFNEKSEEVPPIYDGWSGYGQSPVYYSIPSWPTYG; encoded by the exons ATGGAAAGCACTTGCGTTGCTGTTATATTGACCTTCCTACTTATGGTAGGCACCAAGTACTCTGTGTTGGCGGCAATAAACGACCATGCGACCGCTTTAAGCACAACGGAAGCCAGAGCTGTGGTTGAACCGCGAGGCGATTGGTACAATCAAATTG GATTTCCGCAGCAGTTTTTCGGAGCACAACTGGCGTGGTTCAACGTGGGATTTTATTTTATGTTGGCgtttctgaagattttcctgCTCATGGGCATATGGCCGGTGttcaatgagaagagtgaggagGTTCCTCCAATTTATGATGGATGGAGTGGATATGGCCAGAGTCCTGTTTACTACAG tATTCCATCCTGGCCCACTTACGGTTAA
- the LOC109423269 gene encoding uncharacterized protein LOC109423269 encodes MGNSGVVIVLVVLVALTTVIANTAVGSPRIDQTTDREQSRQVVEGTRWWPYGWGWGWGWGIAVFVLAIVKGSILLGLFVIWAFFRGFGRKSGGCAPIIIRESAPPISFEHHHPWDRSAVEYTGRSKRSPDYLESELYWTDLVTDIGFSFLGVHTNDCRKRFVCEVGVRERRDPWLKFGTSVFGMDIFRRYRSIDNENATTFEECAEKYEKCTLDGPSISFNVLTQPINLLQDINGNFGEQVDQSFYNEVTTEADQDLDDVTEIPTTTTTERPKKSKKSLNKRKRFFKAV; translated from the exons ATGGGGAACAGTGGGGTGGTGATAGTGTTGGTGGTACTGGTGGCGCTGACCACGGTGATCGCTAATACTGCAGTGGGTTCTCCTCGGATAGATCAGACTACGGATCGCGAGCAAAGTCGTCAAGTTGTTGAAGGAACCAGAT GGTGGCCATACGGATGGGGCTGGGGATGGGGTTGGGGCATAGCAGTGTTTGTGTTGGCAATCGTCAAAGGGTCCATTCTGTTGGGCTTGTTCGTGATCTGGGCATTCTTCAGAGGTTTTGGCAGGAAATCGGGAGGTTGTGCACCGATCATCATCCGTGAATCGGCACCACCGATAAGCTTCGAGCATCATCATCCTTGGGATCGTAGCGCGGTTGAGTACACAGGCAGATCGAAACGCTCGCCAGACTATCTCGAATCGGAACTGTACTGGACCGACCTGGTGACAGATATTGGATTCAGTTTCTTGGGAGTTCACACGAACGATTGCAGGAAACGCTTCGTGTGTGAAGTGGGAGTACGAGAAAGGCGCGATCCGTGGTTGAAGTTCGGAACGTCGGTATTCggaatggatatcttcagaagatACCGATCAATTGATAACGAAAACGCCACCACGTTTGAGGAATGTGCTGAAAAGTACGAAAAGTGTACGCTGGACGGGCCTTCAATATCTTTCAACGTTTTGACTCAGCCAATCAACTTACTCCAAGATATCAATGGCAACTTTGGAGAACAGGTGGATCAATCTTTCTACAATGAAGTGACTACCGAAGCTGATCAAGACTTGGATGATGTAACGGAAATACCTACCACTACGACAACGGAGAGACCAAAGAAGAGCAAAAAGAGTTTAAATAAGCGAAAACGATTCTTCAAAGCTGTGTAA
- the LOC109423268 gene encoding uncharacterized protein LOC109423268, with product MIGTGRNLWIETRLVLGILVMCYVVGVACAFQRSTISDSFSVALKEESGRASAAVDAYYGQMWFRTWQAPLMMALKWIATFTFLMFTFGTTAIQGAAHYYKHENEQSHVPTVINGYVESYGTPAITSFWG from the exons ATGATCGGAACCGGCCGTAACCTTTGGATCGAAACGAGGCTCGTCCTGGGCATTCTAGTGATGTGCTACGTGGTGGGCGTTGCATGCGCTTTCCAACGAAGCACGATAAGTGACTCATTTTCCGTCGCCTTGAAGGAAGAAAGTGGTCGGGCTTCAGCAGCTGTGGACGCTTATTATGGACAAATGT GGTTTCGCACGTGGCAGGCTCCATTGATGATGGCACTCAAGTGGATAGCAACGTTCACTTTCCTGATGTTCACCTTTGGGACCACCGCAATTCAAGGCGCAGCGCATTACTACAAACACGAAAACGAACAATCGCATGTACCGACGGTAATCAATGGCTATGTGGAAAGTTATGG AACACCAGCGATCACATCGTTTTGGGGCTGA